From Acidothermus cellulolyticus 11B, a single genomic window includes:
- a CDS encoding glycogen debranching N-terminal domain-containing protein, translated as MTELPALEEIEGAEVPLTDGAAAGMVTLVEGVTFCICGRSGDIHGAQQGLFFRDTRFISRFELIVDGQHVEPLATYRPWPYAGTFIARRPPRSANVDSTLLVIRRRYVGNGMREDVTIRNLGRETAGVLLNLEVDSDFAGLFEVKEGTVRVRESIQREVRGNALWLGFRRGGETRAVVVTADPPGTALFGTTASATTGSIGWQLVVHPHQETTVSIQVTVEVDGVEVPPRYRLGEPVEASQPATKLAAWRSVTPSVQTPDERLATLLKKSAEDLGVLRIFDPDHPDRAIVAAGAPWFMAIFGRDSLITSWMVLPLDPSLALGTLQTLAELQGKKVDPLSEEEPGRILHEVRSAMDVDLALGGSNIYYGSVDATPLFVMLLGELRRWGLARQDVDALLPYADRALEWITTYGDKDGDGFVEYQRATDRGLVNQGWKDSADSITFASGIPARPPIALAEVQGYVYAAYLARSHFARELGQRDVAEHWAAKAMELKRRFNEEFWISDRGYYAIALDADKKPVDALASNMGHCLWTGIIDEEKAPSVAAHLLGPDMFTGFGVRTLASSMAAYNPMSYHNGSVWPHDNAIVAAGLMRYGFVAEAQRIALGLIDASAAFGGRLPELFCGFDRSEFAVPIPYPASCSPQAWAAAAPFYLLRTLLRFDPWVPFGQVWCAPAVPSRMVPLRVERLHVAGSTVSVDVTADGATVTGLPDGVELIVQARPPLTASSVPPLDGGA; from the coding sequence GTGACCGAGCTCCCTGCGCTTGAAGAGATCGAGGGCGCCGAGGTTCCGCTGACCGATGGCGCGGCGGCGGGGATGGTCACCCTCGTTGAAGGGGTGACATTCTGCATTTGCGGCCGGTCCGGGGACATTCACGGTGCGCAGCAGGGACTGTTTTTCCGCGACACCCGTTTCATCAGCCGCTTCGAATTGATCGTCGACGGTCAGCATGTCGAGCCGCTGGCCACCTACCGTCCGTGGCCGTATGCCGGGACTTTCATCGCCCGCCGGCCGCCGCGGTCGGCAAACGTGGACAGCACACTGCTTGTCATCCGCCGCCGGTATGTCGGCAATGGGATGCGCGAAGACGTCACGATCCGGAATTTGGGCAGGGAGACGGCCGGCGTCCTGCTCAATCTTGAGGTGGACAGCGATTTCGCCGGTTTGTTCGAGGTGAAGGAGGGCACCGTCCGGGTCCGTGAGAGCATCCAGCGCGAGGTCCGCGGCAACGCGCTCTGGCTGGGATTCCGTCGAGGCGGGGAGACCCGGGCCGTCGTCGTGACGGCGGATCCTCCGGGAACCGCTCTCTTCGGCACCACGGCCTCAGCGACGACCGGCAGTATCGGCTGGCAACTCGTCGTCCACCCTCATCAGGAGACGACCGTCAGCATCCAGGTGACCGTCGAGGTTGACGGGGTCGAGGTGCCGCCCCGGTATCGGCTGGGTGAGCCGGTTGAGGCCAGTCAGCCCGCCACGAAACTGGCCGCCTGGCGATCAGTCACTCCGTCGGTCCAGACCCCCGATGAGCGCCTTGCCACCCTGCTGAAGAAGAGTGCGGAAGACCTCGGCGTGCTCCGCATCTTCGATCCCGACCATCCCGACCGGGCAATTGTGGCTGCGGGCGCTCCGTGGTTCATGGCGATTTTCGGCCGGGACTCGCTCATCACGAGCTGGATGGTTCTTCCCCTCGATCCGAGCCTCGCGCTGGGCACCCTCCAGACCCTTGCCGAATTGCAAGGAAAGAAGGTTGACCCGCTGTCGGAGGAGGAACCAGGCCGTATCCTGCACGAAGTCCGGTCCGCCATGGACGTCGACCTTGCACTCGGCGGGAGCAACATCTATTACGGCAGCGTTGACGCGACGCCCCTCTTCGTCATGCTGCTCGGTGAATTGCGCCGGTGGGGGCTGGCCCGCCAAGACGTGGACGCCCTGCTCCCCTATGCCGATCGAGCGCTCGAATGGATTACGACATACGGCGACAAGGACGGCGATGGATTTGTCGAGTACCAGCGGGCCACCGACCGGGGTCTGGTCAACCAGGGTTGGAAAGATTCCGCTGACTCCATTACGTTCGCCTCCGGTATCCCGGCGCGGCCGCCGATTGCGTTGGCGGAAGTGCAGGGTTATGTCTACGCCGCCTACCTTGCGCGCTCTCATTTCGCGCGGGAACTCGGGCAGCGCGACGTTGCCGAACATTGGGCGGCGAAGGCGATGGAATTGAAACGCCGGTTCAACGAGGAATTCTGGATTTCCGACCGCGGCTACTACGCGATCGCGCTGGACGCCGACAAGAAGCCGGTCGACGCCCTCGCGTCTAACATGGGGCACTGTCTGTGGACGGGAATCATCGACGAGGAGAAGGCCCCGTCGGTCGCGGCCCATCTCCTCGGTCCGGACATGTTCACCGGATTCGGCGTCCGCACACTCGCGTCGTCCATGGCGGCGTACAACCCGATGAGCTACCACAACGGTTCGGTCTGGCCGCATGACAATGCGATCGTTGCGGCGGGTCTGATGCGATACGGCTTCGTCGCCGAAGCACAGCGGATCGCCCTCGGATTGATCGACGCATCGGCGGCGTTCGGCGGCCGGCTTCCGGAGCTCTTCTGCGGCTTCGACCGCTCGGAATTCGCCGTTCCCATCCCATACCCCGCCTCGTGCTCCCCGCAGGCATGGGCGGCCGCGGCGCCGTTCTATCTGCTGCGGACCCTGTTGCGTTTCGATCCGTGGGTGCCGTTCGGCCAGGTGTGGTGCGCACCCGCTGTCCCATCGCGCATGGTGCCGCTCCGGGTCGAGCGATTGCACGTCGCCGGCTCGACGGTCAGCGTCGACGTGACCGCAGACGGAGCGACGGTCACGGGGCTGCCCGACGGGGTCGAGCTGATCGTGCAAGCACGGCCGCCGCTCACGGCCTCGTCGGTTCCACCGCTCGATGGCGGCGCCTGA
- a CDS encoding glycosyltransferase family 4 protein, with protein sequence MSAVVSAVRPAEPVQPARRSLHIAMVAPPYFHIPPSGYGGVEQVVADLVDGLVERGHQVTLIAAGEARTKATRFIPTFPEPLSDQLGLPTPEVLHAARVARALEGLDVDLVHDHTLAGPLLARGRLAPTIVTVHGPVSGDLGVLYEALGDTIKLVGISEAQRAAAPALPWVGTVYNAIRVETFPFRAEKENFALFIGRFHPEKAPHLAIDAARAAGLPIVLAGKCAEPIEKAYFEEYVRPRLGPDVTLYGVADAHAKRELFSAACCLLFPICWEEPFGLVMIEAMACGTPVVALRRGSVPEIVVDGRTGVVVDTPEELPDAIHRARRLDPRDCRAHVEHEFSVARMAAGYEAVYERVLSAIAEPSADGQLHLSAGTA encoded by the coding sequence ATGAGCGCAGTGGTGTCTGCTGTTCGTCCGGCGGAACCGGTCCAACCGGCACGCCGCAGCCTGCACATCGCGATGGTCGCGCCTCCCTACTTCCATATCCCCCCGTCCGGGTACGGCGGCGTCGAGCAGGTCGTCGCCGATCTGGTCGATGGTCTCGTCGAGCGGGGTCACCAGGTCACCCTGATCGCCGCCGGTGAAGCACGGACCAAGGCGACCCGATTCATCCCGACCTTCCCCGAGCCGCTCTCCGATCAGCTTGGTCTGCCGACCCCTGAAGTGCTGCACGCGGCACGGGTTGCCCGCGCGCTTGAGGGTCTCGACGTCGATCTTGTTCATGATCACACGCTGGCGGGACCGTTGCTCGCCCGCGGGCGACTCGCACCCACCATCGTCACCGTTCACGGCCCGGTGTCCGGCGATCTCGGAGTGCTCTACGAGGCGTTAGGTGACACGATCAAACTGGTCGGCATTTCCGAGGCGCAGCGCGCGGCCGCACCGGCCTTGCCGTGGGTGGGCACGGTCTACAACGCGATCCGCGTGGAGACCTTCCCCTTCCGGGCGGAGAAGGAGAATTTCGCACTGTTCATCGGGCGGTTCCATCCCGAGAAGGCTCCACACCTGGCCATCGACGCGGCGCGAGCGGCAGGCCTGCCGATCGTGCTTGCCGGTAAGTGCGCTGAGCCGATAGAGAAGGCGTACTTCGAGGAGTACGTCCGCCCACGCCTCGGGCCCGATGTCACGCTCTACGGCGTGGCGGACGCGCACGCCAAGCGTGAGCTGTTCTCAGCTGCGTGCTGCCTGCTCTTCCCCATCTGCTGGGAGGAACCCTTCGGCCTCGTCATGATCGAGGCGATGGCCTGCGGTACGCCCGTGGTCGCACTGCGTCGCGGTTCCGTCCCCGAGATCGTGGTGGACGGCCGCACCGGTGTGGTGGTGGACACGCCGGAGGAGCTGCCGGATGCGATCCACCGGGCCCGTCGGCTCGATCCGCGGGATTGCCGCGCTCACGTTGAACACGAATTCAGCGTGGCGCGGATGGCTGCCGGCTACGAGGCCGTGTACGAGCGGGTGCTCTCGGCCATTGCCGAGCCGAGTGCGGACGGGCAGCTTCACCTCTCCGCGGGGACGGCGTAG
- a CDS encoding class F sortase, whose protein sequence is MGGNSSSSQRSHRWWLRWEILAAAAGLVLLAGSGWAATQSGYITPRPAGIVPGGPPSGNQPPWAAGTPNPATAGSASGLGYSTPTATPTPATAPRPHVLRLEIPALKVSAPVQPVGILPDGTLGVPADPRVVGWWRQGAAPGEEGTVVLDGHVDTAEAGPGALFYLDRLPMGSAVLVQTDRGTFTYRVVGRRVYRKTALPASVFDQATTPRLVLVTCGGPFDRKTGHYVDNVVVYAVPAER, encoded by the coding sequence GTGGGTGGCAACTCATCCAGCTCCCAGCGCAGCCACCGGTGGTGGTTGCGCTGGGAGATTCTTGCCGCCGCTGCCGGCCTTGTTCTGCTCGCCGGTTCCGGGTGGGCGGCAACGCAATCCGGCTACATCACGCCGCGTCCGGCGGGTATCGTCCCCGGCGGACCGCCGTCCGGGAACCAGCCACCGTGGGCCGCCGGGACACCAAACCCTGCCACTGCCGGCAGCGCGTCAGGCCTCGGATACAGCACGCCCACGGCCACCCCCACGCCCGCCACGGCCCCGCGACCGCACGTCCTTCGGCTCGAAATCCCGGCACTGAAGGTCAGCGCCCCGGTCCAGCCCGTCGGCATACTTCCCGACGGAACACTCGGCGTACCGGCGGATCCTCGCGTCGTCGGTTGGTGGCGCCAGGGTGCTGCCCCGGGGGAGGAAGGCACGGTCGTCCTCGATGGCCACGTCGACACCGCCGAAGCGGGACCCGGCGCGCTCTTCTACCTGGACCGGCTTCCCATGGGGTCGGCCGTCCTTGTGCAAACGGACCGCGGCACGTTCACGTATCGCGTTGTCGGACGCCGCGTCTACCGAAAGACCGCCCTTCCCGCCTCGGTTTTCGACCAGGCGACAACTCCGCGGCTCGTGCTCGTCACGTGCGGCGGACCCTTCGACCGGAAGACCGGCCACTACGTCGACAACGTCGTCGTCTACGCCGTCCCCGCGGAGAGGTGA
- a CDS encoding neocarzinostatin apoprotein domain-containing protein, whose amino-acid sequence MKRFGALSALVAPAAAVILLSAPASAASPSITVSPSTGLASGQTVKVTGTGFSPNEPLVVTECAAKGASTSQADCNLNGVVSTTSNANGAVSASITVTKGPFGQNNVTCSATQPCMITVAQPTPNPTESAFALISFAPSGVTAGTGGQADQRHNTWLVTTLAALGGAALLASAGGFAFRARRSTH is encoded by the coding sequence ATGAAACGTTTCGGCGCGCTCAGTGCCCTCGTTGCCCCAGCGGCAGCGGTCATCCTGTTGTCGGCGCCTGCATCGGCTGCCAGTCCGTCGATCACAGTCTCACCGAGTACGGGCCTCGCTTCCGGTCAGACCGTGAAGGTCACCGGCACCGGATTCTCACCGAACGAACCGTTAGTTGTCACCGAATGCGCCGCGAAAGGGGCCTCCACCTCGCAGGCTGATTGCAACCTCAACGGCGTGGTGAGCACAACGTCGAACGCCAACGGAGCGGTATCAGCCAGCATCACCGTGACCAAGGGGCCCTTTGGGCAGAACAATGTCACCTGCAGCGCCACGCAACCCTGCATGATCACCGTTGCTCAGCCGACGCCCAACCCGACGGAGAGTGCCTTTGCGTTGATCAGCTTTGCGCCCTCCGGGGTCACCGCCGGCACCGGCGGCCAAGCTGACCAGCGGCACAACACCTGGTTGGTCACCACGCTGGCGGCGCTAGGCGGTGCCGCCTTGCTTGCGAGCGCCGGTGGTTTCGCGTTCCGCGCCCGCCGGTCAACCCACTAG
- a CDS encoding LacI family DNA-binding transcriptional regulator → MIVTIQQAYRHGADGSPAAAATIVLGTVAVVERRPTLDTVAQACGVSRMTVSNVFNRPDQVAAETRERVLRAAQALGYIGPNPTGRSLRHGRTQTIGVLLTERLPYAFTDPGLLQFLQGVATELATWGHALLLLPTQEGPEAGSVAGTALVDGFLIVLAGASDPAVTQVLRRGLPAVSWGQPRLPGVPRIGIDNTRAAAEVARHLHDLGHRRVGVISFGAGRQLRAVHQTMRQRVTGFSAVFAADPQAVVQVVHATANTRSAGSEAARDLLAAEPRPTAIFAVTDVLALGALDEAMRQRIAVPAELSVAGFDDIPEAARAVPPLTTFSQALAEQGRAAARMLLDRIAGRAGSVPALETRLVVRGSTAPASVLVEA, encoded by the coding sequence GTGATTGTAACGATACAGCAAGCGTATCGACATGGCGCGGACGGTTCTCCAGCTGCTGCGGCCACCATCGTGCTCGGTACCGTGGCGGTCGTGGAACGGCGTCCAACTCTCGACACGGTTGCGCAGGCGTGCGGCGTTTCTCGGATGACGGTCTCCAACGTGTTCAATCGGCCTGACCAGGTGGCGGCCGAGACCCGGGAGCGGGTCCTCCGCGCGGCGCAGGCGCTGGGTTACATCGGACCCAATCCGACCGGCCGGTCGCTACGGCACGGTCGGACGCAGACGATCGGCGTCCTGCTCACCGAGCGCCTGCCGTATGCGTTCACCGATCCGGGATTGCTGCAATTCCTGCAGGGCGTCGCGACCGAGCTCGCAACCTGGGGACACGCGCTGCTTTTGCTTCCCACTCAAGAAGGACCGGAAGCCGGCTCGGTGGCCGGCACAGCGCTTGTTGACGGCTTTCTCATCGTCCTGGCGGGGGCTTCCGACCCGGCGGTCACCCAGGTGCTGCGCCGTGGGCTGCCGGCGGTGAGTTGGGGTCAGCCGCGACTGCCGGGCGTCCCGCGCATCGGCATTGATAACACGCGGGCCGCCGCCGAGGTCGCCCGGCACCTCCACGATCTCGGCCATCGTCGGGTCGGTGTGATCAGCTTCGGCGCTGGGCGACAGCTCCGCGCGGTTCACCAGACGATGCGGCAGCGCGTCACCGGCTTCAGCGCGGTTTTCGCTGCCGATCCGCAGGCCGTCGTGCAGGTGGTGCACGCCACGGCGAACACCCGCTCGGCTGGCTCGGAAGCGGCGCGAGATCTCCTGGCCGCTGAACCTCGACCGACGGCAATCTTCGCCGTGACCGACGTCCTTGCTCTAGGGGCTCTTGACGAGGCGATGCGGCAACGGATCGCCGTCCCAGCCGAGCTCTCGGTTGCTGGTTTTGATGACATTCCGGAGGCTGCTCGGGCCGTGCCCCCGCTGACCACGTTCTCGCAGGCCCTTGCGGAACAGGGACGCGCGGCGGCGCGGATGCTCTTGGACCGGATCGCGGGACGTGCCGGCTCGGTGCCGGCGTTGGAAACGCGGTTGGTTGTCCGGGGCAGCACGGCACCTGCCTCGGTCCTTGTCGAGGCGTGA
- a CDS encoding Rieske 2Fe-2S domain-containing protein, with protein MGSKPDARIERRSLRVPLSVSDSRPERAAYALLPLRAFLGFTFCYAGLQKLANPAFFNARSPISIQAQFLGAVRRSPIHALLQPLSSHAWAIGVLMALGELAVGLGTLAGLFTRIAALGGAVISFSLFLTVSFHSNPWYTGSDIVFFFAWLPLLVAGGGPFSLDAWVDRAVQRRASSRARADVPPDEMRRRLVGSLAVLLGAFGMALAGLTAGIGRLLYTPATSGATSALPGGGSPGLARPSPSGGTAAGGTPSGGAASGNPSPAGGPSAGASSPGASSGGVRIGPASAVPIGGAASFQDPATGDPAIVVRPSAGVFHAFDAVCPHAGCTVGYDPSSAVLVCPCHGSRFNATSGAVLNGPAPTGLTPIKIREGSDGQLYVD; from the coding sequence GTGGGCAGCAAACCCGATGCACGGATTGAGCGCCGAAGCCTCCGTGTTCCGCTTTCTGTTTCGGACAGCCGGCCGGAGCGTGCCGCATATGCCCTGCTCCCGCTGCGCGCGTTCCTCGGCTTCACCTTCTGTTACGCCGGCCTGCAGAAGCTCGCGAATCCCGCGTTCTTCAATGCCCGCAGTCCCATCTCGATTCAGGCCCAATTTCTGGGAGCGGTGCGGCGCAGCCCGATTCACGCCCTGCTTCAGCCGTTGTCGTCGCACGCTTGGGCGATCGGGGTTCTCATGGCGCTCGGCGAGTTGGCGGTCGGTTTAGGCACGCTGGCCGGACTCTTCACCCGGATCGCCGCGCTCGGCGGTGCCGTGATTTCGTTCAGTCTTTTCCTCACCGTAAGCTTTCACAGCAATCCGTGGTACACCGGCTCCGACATCGTCTTCTTCTTCGCCTGGTTGCCGCTTCTCGTGGCGGGTGGCGGGCCGTTCTCTCTTGATGCCTGGGTTGACCGCGCGGTGCAACGACGAGCATCGAGCCGCGCGCGTGCGGATGTTCCGCCTGATGAGATGCGTCGCCGGCTGGTTGGCTCGCTTGCTGTTCTCCTCGGTGCGTTCGGTATGGCACTGGCCGGCTTGACGGCGGGTATCGGTCGTCTGCTCTACACGCCAGCAACGTCGGGCGCTACCTCCGCGCTTCCGGGCGGCGGTTCGCCCGGCCTGGCCCGGCCGTCCCCGTCCGGCGGAACCGCCGCCGGCGGGACTCCGTCCGGCGGTGCGGCGTCAGGAAATCCGTCCCCTGCCGGTGGGCCGTCCGCCGGTGCGTCGTCTCCCGGAGCCTCGTCGGGCGGAGTGCGGATCGGTCCGGCGAGTGCCGTGCCGATCGGCGGTGCGGCAAGCTTCCAGGATCCGGCGACCGGCGATCCGGCGATCGTCGTCCGCCCGAGCGCCGGTGTTTTTCACGCATTCGACGCGGTATGTCCGCATGCCGGATGCACCGTCGGTTACGACCCGTCGAGCGCGGTGCTGGTGTGTCCCTGCCACGGATCACGGTTCAATGCCACGAGCGGCGCGGTGCTCAACGGTCCGGCGCCGACGGGACTGACACCGATCAAGATCCGTGAAGGCTCGGACGGACAACTCTATGTTGACTGA